The Bos indicus x Bos taurus breed Angus x Brahman F1 hybrid chromosome 15, Bos_hybrid_MaternalHap_v2.0, whole genome shotgun sequence genome includes a window with the following:
- the FAM111B gene encoding protein FAM111B: protein MNFIKTEENTSFSATGNDQSTRPEASKDTVIEEACSGTPVDQSLSDIRERNSTIKVKSEVIEQETSSERQNPHVSTSEKCLFTFSLNERRRKLDHRVFTAFGGPNENIYSVLSADDHFSERMKKHVNKNIIVYEEETIKAYINLGMPLRCLPSGSHLKITFGQRSNEKDDQVLRPCKNPDTECILFHVVAIGKTRKMIVKINELHVQGTTLCVYALKGETIKEALCNDGRFLSDLETLEWTLRDHKNIYGKQSIVDIVSGKVLELEILKKLSIKKCTHRKIKPEDENATADISLQALTQSKSKAHEPEKDGETEDVEHNREKILPCQSLGLDIKHKTRRSISKIKRYYNNNLYKRLRRKITRVRRRPSLGRLYAILAIQRETTNLWVKNLQILNKVMMHQYPNFNKEALRIQKYFQEERERMKLTTSKQFSMYKHYFGKVTENSVSVAICERLVHLSKSVGFMKWDNNGNTGNATCFVFNDGFIFTCRHVLHLIVGESTDRKSWPDIISTCVKVTFTYKEFCPNDVDWLSFEPWFTVSGENLDYAILKLSENGNGFPPGLSKLIFRQPSDGLLYLIGHPEGQIKKIDGCSVISLEQRLERYKEHYSDGVVPGSCSDIYNAFPMFTQRSFLSEVWSTNTLSYDTYFSSGSSGSPVFNASGKLVAMHSFGHFYSRVNKAYALIEFGYSMESILCDIKQKDENLYKLLQEEKNESHNEEKDNKQELSLQESQIESMQY from the exons ATGAATTTCATAAAGACTGAAGAGAATACATCATTCAGTGCTACAGGAAATGACCAGAGTACCAGACCTGAAGCATCAAAG gaTACTGTCATAGAGGAGGCATGTTCTGGCACACCTGTTGATCAGTCTCTGTCTGACATACGAGAACGTAACAGCACCATTAAAGTTAAAAGTGAAGTCATTGAGCAGGAAACATCCTCTGAACGACAGAACCCACACGTGAGCACCAGTGAGAAATGTCTTTTCACCTTTAGTTTGAATGAACGCCGCAGGAAGTTAGACCATAGAGTGTTTACAGCATTTGGTGGGCCCAATGAGAATATCTATTCAGTTCTGAGTGCTGATGACCATTTCAGTGAAAGGATGAAGAAACATGTAAATAAGAACATCATTGTTTATGaagaagaaacaataaaagcGTATATAAATTTAGGAATGCCTCTCAGATGCCTACCTAGTGGTTCCcatttgaaaataacatttggTCAAAGGAGTAACGAGAAAGATGATCAGGTATTACGCCCATGTAAAAATCCAGACActgaatgcattctttttcacGTTGTTGCTATTGGGAAGACCAGAAAGATGATTGTTAAGATTAATGAACTTCATGTACAAGGAACTACACTTTGTGTCTATGCCTTGAAAGGTGAGACTATCAAAGAAGCCCTTTGCAATGATGGCCGATTTCTCTCAGATCTAGAAACACTTGAGTGGACACTAAGAGATCACAAAAACATTTATGGAAAACAGTCCATTGTGGATATAGTATCTGGAAAAGTCTTAGAATTGGAAATTCTTAAAAAACTGTCCATCAAGAAATGTACCCATAGAAAAATTAAACCAGAAGATGAAAATGCCACTGCAGATATCAGTCTGCAGGCTTTAACACAGTCTAAGAGCAAAGCCCATGAAccagagaaagatggagaaactgaagatGTAGAACACAACAGAGAAAAAATTCTCCCATGTCAGAGTCTAGGGCTTGATATTAAACATAAGACACGCCGGTCCATTTCCAAAATTAAACGTTATTACAATAATAATCTCTACAAAAGACTTCGGAGAAAAATCACACGAGTTAGGCGAAGGCCCTCTCTAGGTAGGCTATATGCTATTCTGGCAATCCAAAGGGAGACAACTAATCTCTGGGTAAAGAATTTACAAATATTGAATAAAGTTATGATGCATCAGTATCCAAATTTTAATAAAGAAGCACTTCGGATACAAAAGTATTTTCAGGAAGAACGGGAGAGAATGAAACTGACAACGTCTAAACAATTCAGCATGTATAAACATTACTTTGGAAAAGTGACTGAAAATTCTGTTTCAGTTGCAATCTGTGAACGTCTTGTTCATCTTAGTAAGTCAGTTGGATTCATGAAATGGGACAATAATGGAAACACAGGCAATGCTACTTGCTTTGTTTTCAACGATGGTTTTATTTTCACCTGTAGACATGTTTTACACCTCATCGTGGGAGAAAGTACAGATCGAAAGTCATGGCCAGATATAATAAGCACATGTGTAAAGGTTACTTTTACTTATAAAGAGTTCTGCCCTAACGATGTTGATTGGCTTTCCTTTGAGCCATGGTTTACGGTGTCTGGTGAAAATCTAGATTATGCCATTTTAAAACTGAGTGAAAATGGAAATGGATTTCCTCCAGGTCTGTCAAAACTGATTTTTCGTCAACCATCTGATGGTTTACTTTATTTAATTGGTCACCCAGAAGGCCAGATCAAGAAAATAGATGGTTGTTCTGTGATTTCTCTAGAGCAACGGTTAGAGAGGTACAAAGAACATTATTCAGATGGGGTAGTACCAGGATCCTGTTCAGACATTTATAATGCTTTCCCTATGTTTACCCAGAGAAGTTTCTTGTCAGAGGTGTGGAGCACTAACACACTTAGTTATGATACTTATTTTTCTAGTGGGTCTTCTGGCTCCCCAGTGTTTAATGCATCTGGCAAGTTGGTTGCTATGCACAGCTTTGGGCATTTTTATAGCCGTGTAAATAAGGCTTATGCCCTTATTGAATTTGGCTATTCTATGGAATCTATTCTTTGTGATATTAAACAGAAAGATGAGAACTTGTACAAATTAttacaagaagagaaaaatgagagcCACAATGAAGAGAAAGATAACAAACAAGAACTGTCACTTCAAGAAAGTCAGATTGAATCCATGCAATATTAG